A part of Bacillota bacterium genomic DNA contains:
- a CDS encoding phenylalanine--tRNA ligase subunit beta, whose product MLVPYEWLKEFVPGLPPAGQVARELTMAGVAVEAVTGEGEATVFDFEITHNRPDLLSVFGIAREAAAVFSLPLRHPTLVVPEEGRAAHDMAALEIAAPDLCRRYIARIITDVSIRPSPAWMQARLAAAGVRSINNVVDVTNYVMLELGQPLHAFDLDLLEGRRIVVRRALPGESLTTIDGEERVLGGEMLVIADARRPVAVAGVMGGLETEVSEGTKTVLLESANFDGVSVWRTSRTLRMRTEASSRFSRGLWPENARMGVDRAAALIAAVGAGRIAAGMLDAYPGREEPVWVTLRPSRVNHLLGTAIPAEEMKDILMRLGFIVEPQGHNAYRVLVPDHRRDVSREEDLVEEIARLYGYDKIEATLPKGAPPEAQPQPARQLAARAGEILRACGLSEVETITFTNFETCRKLRIPEELTGRSVRISNPLSSDYTIMRTTLLTSLVDVLQRNAARREDDVAIYEIAKVYLRREGEAAAGAASEDRLPIEGGERRANESLLPCEPTKIGLAVMGRMAESSWEHRSADAGFFDLKGIVETLLESLGVRDPKFVAAAHPSLHPGRAARVVAVPARAREVLAGQRSGEGTAVVDVGYLGELHPDIQEAFGLRKRAYVAELDLAAILAARERARRVEPLARFPAVTRDMAVIVRRDIPCSEVLSVMKAAGMGLAEDLRLFDVYEGPQVPEGHRSLAFSITYRSPDRTLTDSEVDRAHADIASALSRRLGATVRE is encoded by the coding sequence ATGCTCGTACCTTACGAATGGCTGAAGGAATTCGTGCCTGGGCTTCCCCCGGCGGGCCAGGTTGCCCGCGAGCTCACGATGGCAGGCGTTGCGGTCGAGGCGGTCACGGGCGAAGGGGAGGCGACCGTCTTCGATTTCGAGATAACCCACAACCGTCCCGACCTGTTGAGCGTGTTCGGCATTGCGCGCGAGGCCGCGGCGGTCTTTTCCTTGCCACTGCGACATCCGACCCTTGTGGTGCCTGAAGAAGGGCGCGCTGCGCACGACATGGCGGCGCTCGAGATCGCTGCGCCGGACCTGTGCCGCAGGTACATTGCACGGATCATCACGGACGTGAGTATCCGGCCCTCACCTGCCTGGATGCAGGCGAGGCTTGCAGCCGCGGGCGTTCGGTCTATCAACAACGTTGTCGATGTTACAAACTACGTCATGTTGGAGCTCGGTCAGCCCCTGCACGCGTTCGACCTTGACCTCCTGGAGGGGCGCCGGATAGTGGTCCGCCGGGCTCTGCCGGGCGAGTCTCTCACCACCATCGATGGCGAAGAGCGCGTGCTGGGCGGAGAGATGCTGGTGATCGCGGATGCACGCCGCCCGGTGGCGGTGGCCGGGGTCATGGGCGGCCTTGAGACCGAGGTGAGCGAGGGGACCAAGACGGTGCTCCTCGAGTCTGCGAACTTCGACGGCGTAAGCGTATGGCGTACCTCCCGCACCCTTCGCATGCGCACGGAGGCCTCGAGCCGGTTTTCGCGCGGCCTGTGGCCTGAAAACGCGCGCATGGGGGTCGACCGGGCGGCGGCGCTGATAGCCGCGGTGGGCGCTGGAAGGATAGCCGCGGGAATGCTCGACGCGTACCCCGGGCGTGAGGAGCCGGTTTGGGTGACTCTGCGCCCGAGCCGTGTGAATCACCTGCTCGGCACCGCCATCCCAGCTGAGGAGATGAAGGATATCCTCATGAGGCTCGGTTTCATCGTTGAGCCTCAAGGCCACAACGCGTATCGGGTTCTCGTTCCCGACCACCGCCGGGACGTGTCCAGGGAGGAGGACCTTGTCGAGGAGATCGCGAGGCTATACGGGTATGACAAGATAGAAGCCACCCTCCCCAAGGGGGCACCGCCGGAGGCGCAGCCTCAGCCCGCGAGACAGCTTGCCGCGCGAGCCGGGGAGATCCTCAGGGCGTGCGGCCTTTCAGAAGTGGAGACGATCACGTTCACGAACTTTGAAACGTGCCGCAAGCTCCGCATCCCAGAGGAGCTCACGGGACGCTCCGTGCGGATATCGAATCCGCTCTCGAGCGACTACACCATCATGCGGACCACGCTTCTCACCAGCCTCGTCGATGTGCTCCAGAGGAATGCCGCCCGTCGTGAGGACGATGTGGCGATCTACGAGATCGCCAAGGTGTACCTCAGGCGTGAGGGCGAAGCGGCGGCTGGCGCGGCTTCGGAGGACCGTCTCCCCATCGAGGGGGGCGAGAGAAGAGCGAACGAAAGCCTGCTCCCGTGCGAGCCGACGAAGATAGGCCTCGCCGTGATGGGCAGGATGGCTGAGTCCTCCTGGGAGCATAGAAGCGCTGACGCGGGTTTCTTCGACCTCAAGGGCATCGTGGAGACGCTTCTCGAAAGCCTGGGCGTGCGTGACCCCAAGTTCGTCGCGGCGGCTCACCCGTCCCTGCACCCGGGGAGGGCGGCGCGGGTTGTGGCTGTGCCGGCCCGTGCACGAGAGGTCTTGGCGGGCCAGAGGAGCGGGGAGGGCACGGCGGTCGTCGACGTCGGGTACCTGGGCGAGCTACACCCGGACATCCAGGAGGCGTTCGGTCTTCGCAAGCGGGCGTACGTGGCAGAGCTCGACCTTGCTGCCATCCTTGCGGCGAGGGAACGCGCGCGCCGTGTGGAGCCTCTTGCCAGATTCCCTGCGGTCACGAGGGATATGGCGGTCATTGTGCGCCGGGACATCCCGTGTTCAGAGGTCTTAAGCGTGATGAAGGCTGCCGGGATGGGTCTTGCGGAAGACCTGAGGCTCTTTGATGTGTATGAGGGACCGCAGGTCCCCGAAGGTCACAGGAGTCTCGCGTTTTCCATCACGTATAGGAGCCCGGACCGCACCCTGACCGACTCTGAGGTTGATAGGGCCCATGCTGACATCGCGTCTGCGCTTTCCCGCAGGCTCGGTGCGACGGTGAGGGAGTGA
- a CDS encoding cell division protein ZapA yields the protein MMGAGSLGEAERGVSGPRKNRVTVNIMDEEYTIRADADPEYMKLLAKVVDERVRAALSANPRLARSRAAILACLSFADDLEKLKARYEELMRMVEEAR from the coding sequence ATGATGGGAGCAGGTTCTCTGGGTGAAGCTGAGCGTGGGGTTAGCGGGCCGAGGAAGAATCGGGTCACCGTTAACATCATGGACGAAGAATACACCATCAGGGCCGACGCGGACCCGGAGTATATGAAGCTGCTCGCGAAGGTGGTGGACGAGAGGGTCCGCGCCGCGCTCTCCGCAAATCCCAGGCTTGCTAGGAGCCGCGCGGCCATCCTGGCGTGCCTTTCCTTCGCTGATGACTTGGAGAAACTGAAGGCCCGATACGAGGAGCTCATGCGCATGGTTGAGGAAGCGAGATAG
- a CDS encoding CvpA family protein, giving the protein MDWLSLLILVFVGLMAFAGLRQGLMRQVLGLAGLVAALVLAFQYYERVGTFLLDYFVIPRALANTIGFAAVCVGVGLAVSIVEWLWGRLVRYTPVSWLDAAGGALFGLLKGAVIVALVLLVLYALPVKGLREVIDGSSIAREFLDASPIIYGKLEEILPTGVPSFIRGGDGDRGGREEAPGEGEPGPGLAPQGRA; this is encoded by the coding sequence ATGGACTGGCTCAGCCTTCTTATCCTTGTGTTCGTAGGCCTCATGGCTTTCGCCGGGCTAAGGCAGGGCCTGATGCGACAGGTGTTGGGGCTTGCAGGCCTCGTGGCCGCCCTCGTGCTCGCGTTTCAATATTATGAGAGGGTTGGCACGTTCCTTCTCGACTACTTTGTGATCCCGAGGGCTCTCGCGAACACCATCGGTTTCGCCGCCGTTTGCGTCGGCGTCGGGCTGGCCGTGAGCATTGTGGAGTGGCTTTGGGGCAGGCTGGTTCGGTACACGCCCGTGTCATGGCTGGACGCGGCTGGCGGCGCGCTGTTTGGGCTCCTCAAGGGCGCCGTGATCGTCGCGCTCGTGCTGCTCGTGCTGTACGCGCTCCCCGTGAAAGGCCTCCGCGAGGTCATCGATGGCTCGTCCATCGCAAGGGAGTTCCTGGACGCCTCTCCGATCATCTACGGCAAGCTCGAGGAGATCCTTCCTACGGGAGTGCCATCCTTCATCCGGGGCGGTGACGGTGACCGAGGCGGGCGTGAGGAGGCGCCGGGCGAGGGCGAGCCTGGCCCCGGCCTTGCGCCTCAGGGCCGGGCATAG
- the polX gene encoding DNA polymerase/3'-5' exonuclease PolX — protein MDNTGIALVFRELADLLELKGENPFKIRAYRRAADVIESLPEDAAKLAAEGRLKSIQGIGDAIEKKTAEIANTGRLRLLEELRREIPPGLRDLLRIPGVGPRTAAAVFRHLGVASVNELESAARDGRLENVPGLGAKTAMNILQAIERLREGDWTRTPLGEAVTLARSLLDRLADVQGVSEAAVAGSVRRWRETCGDLDVVVGADDGGPVTEAVRTWGEVSKVLSAGEARSVFGTRRGLDLDIRVVPPTEFVPALHCATGSAAHIMRLRAIARERGMTMSERGLFSPDGSRLSLAGEEDIYAALGLQYVPPELREDAGEVEAAAEGRLPHLVGEGDIRGDLHVHSNWSDGASSIEAMAEAARARGYEYIAICDHSKSLGIAGGLTEEEVLRQTEFITDLNRRLHGITVLSGIEVDIKKDGTLDLPDEILSRLDIVVASVHSSFRQSREAMTERIIRAIRNGNVDIIGHPTGRVLGRRDAYDVDLDRVVEEAARWGVALEINAHPERLDLDAKWARRARDRGAILAVSTDSHSFDELGYMVFGLGVARRGWLERCHIVNTWALEKLREWLSRTRNLEV, from the coding sequence ATGGACAACACAGGCATCGCCTTGGTGTTTCGCGAGCTCGCGGACCTTCTCGAACTCAAGGGCGAGAACCCTTTCAAGATCCGCGCATATAGGCGTGCAGCAGACGTCATAGAGAGCCTTCCCGAGGATGCGGCGAAGCTCGCAGCTGAGGGGAGGCTCAAGAGCATCCAGGGCATAGGGGATGCGATTGAGAAAAAGACCGCTGAGATCGCGAATACCGGGAGACTCAGACTGCTTGAGGAGCTCAGGCGCGAGATCCCCCCTGGGCTGCGGGACCTGCTGAGAATCCCCGGAGTGGGACCGCGCACGGCAGCCGCGGTGTTCCGACATCTCGGTGTGGCAAGCGTGAATGAACTCGAGAGCGCCGCTCGCGACGGTAGGCTCGAGAACGTGCCGGGCCTGGGAGCGAAAACCGCTATGAACATCCTGCAGGCCATCGAGAGGCTGCGTGAAGGGGACTGGACCAGGACTCCGCTTGGAGAGGCGGTAACGCTGGCCCGGTCCCTTCTTGACAGGTTGGCCGACGTGCAGGGCGTGAGCGAGGCCGCCGTGGCCGGGAGTGTGCGGAGGTGGCGGGAGACGTGCGGGGACCTGGATGTAGTGGTGGGGGCAGACGACGGCGGCCCGGTCACGGAAGCGGTTCGAACGTGGGGCGAGGTCTCCAAGGTGCTCAGCGCCGGGGAGGCAAGGAGCGTGTTCGGCACGCGCCGCGGTTTGGACCTGGACATCCGGGTGGTGCCTCCGACGGAGTTCGTCCCCGCGCTTCACTGTGCCACGGGCTCTGCGGCTCACATCATGAGGCTTCGCGCGATCGCTCGCGAGCGAGGCATGACCATGAGCGAGCGCGGCCTCTTCTCGCCCGATGGCAGTCGGCTATCTCTCGCGGGTGAGGAAGACATTTACGCCGCGCTGGGTCTGCAATACGTGCCGCCGGAGCTCCGGGAGGACGCCGGCGAGGTCGAGGCCGCTGCGGAGGGAAGACTGCCGCACCTTGTCGGTGAGGGAGACATCCGGGGAGACCTTCACGTTCACAGCAATTGGAGCGACGGCGCGTCCTCCATCGAGGCCATGGCTGAGGCGGCGCGGGCGAGGGGGTATGAGTACATCGCGATCTGCGATCACTCGAAGTCCCTAGGTATTGCCGGAGGCCTGACTGAAGAAGAGGTCCTGAGACAAACCGAGTTCATCACAGACCTGAATCGGCGCCTGCACGGCATCACCGTGCTTTCGGGAATAGAGGTCGACATCAAGAAAGACGGCACCCTAGACCTCCCGGACGAGATCCTCTCGCGGCTCGATATCGTGGTGGCCTCCGTGCATTCGTCCTTCAGACAATCGAGAGAAGCGATGACGGAGCGGATAATCCGCGCAATAAGGAACGGGAACGTGGACATCATCGGGCACCCCACAGGCAGGGTGCTCGGAAGGCGCGACGCGTACGACGTAGACCTGGACAGGGTCGTCGAGGAGGCCGCGCGCTGGGGCGTGGCTCTTGAGATCAACGCGCATCCCGAGAGACTGGATCTTGACGCAAAATGGGCCAGGAGGGCCAGGGACCGAGGCGCGATCCTTGCTGTAAGCACGGACTCGCATAGCTTCGACGAGCTCGGCTACATGGTGTTCGGCCTCGGCGTCGCGAGGAGGGGTTGGCTCGAGCGATGCCACATAGTGAACACATGGGCTCTTGAGAAGCTGCGCGAATGGCTCTCCCGAACCCGGAATCTCGAGGTCTGA
- a CDS encoding tetraprenyl-beta-curcumene synthase family protein, with amino-acid sequence MSREKGAETRWTAARMIYGMSLWVVPKVDEELARWRRALESSPDPELRAQGLASLRRKRFHAIGGSVYSLESRASRGLVRLIVAYQTISDYLDNLCDRAGVCDTAAFERLHQAMLDALSKARAGADGMERGRGLETDGYYGLYPRKADGGYLRSLVEECTSQIARLPGYDAAVEAEALRLARLYADLQVRKHAAPEERVPLLLDWWRRESGATTGMVQGVGLPDTAWWEFAAASGSTLGIFALFSFAAGGGPGHGPLQGLGPDPARELSRAYFPWVGGLHILLDYLIDLNEDAREGDLNFVSFYRDERERRERLGYFVDKALQAVSRLPNASFHEMVVKGLLAMYLSDPKVAEGGLEGLAAFLLAKAGPAARRMWRACRLFRRTGML; translated from the coding sequence ATGTCGCGGGAGAAAGGTGCCGAAACGAGATGGACAGCTGCCCGGATGATCTATGGCATGTCCCTTTGGGTGGTCCCGAAGGTCGACGAGGAGCTGGCGAGGTGGAGGAGGGCTCTGGAATCCTCTCCTGATCCCGAGCTCAGAGCTCAGGGTCTCGCAAGCCTACGGCGGAAGCGTTTCCATGCGATCGGTGGCTCCGTGTACAGCTTGGAGTCCCGCGCGTCGAGGGGTCTCGTCAGGCTGATAGTCGCTTACCAGACCATCAGCGACTATCTTGACAACCTGTGTGACCGCGCGGGGGTATGCGACACCGCCGCGTTCGAGCGGCTTCACCAAGCCATGCTCGACGCGCTTTCAAAGGCGAGGGCTGGCGCGGACGGCATGGAGCGTGGCAGAGGCCTCGAGACAGACGGGTACTATGGATTGTACCCTCGAAAAGCCGATGGCGGCTACCTCCGCTCGCTAGTGGAGGAGTGCACCAGTCAGATCGCGCGCCTTCCCGGGTACGATGCGGCCGTCGAGGCTGAGGCCCTCAGACTTGCCCGGCTCTACGCGGACCTACAGGTCCGCAAGCACGCCGCCCCGGAGGAAAGGGTCCCTCTTCTCCTGGACTGGTGGAGACGCGAGAGTGGGGCAACGACGGGTATGGTTCAGGGAGTCGGATTGCCAGACACTGCTTGGTGGGAATTCGCGGCCGCTTCAGGATCCACTCTCGGCATTTTCGCGCTTTTCAGCTTCGCTGCGGGCGGAGGGCCGGGGCACGGTCCGCTTCAGGGCCTAGGCCCCGATCCAGCACGCGAGCTGTCTCGAGCGTATTTCCCGTGGGTTGGCGGCCTACACATACTCCTGGACTACCTAATCGATCTGAACGAGGACGCCCGGGAGGGCGATCTCAACTTTGTGAGCTTTTACAGGGACGAGCGCGAGCGGCGGGAGAGGCTGGGCTACTTTGTCGACAAGGCACTACAAGCGGTGTCCCGCCTCCCGAACGCGTCATTTCACGAGATGGTTGTGAAGGGGCTTCTCGCCATGTACCTCTCGGACCCAAAGGTCGCCGAGGGCGGGCTGGAAGGGCTGGCTGCGTTCCTCCTTGCAAAAGCTGGACCTGCCGCGCGCCGCATGTGGCGGGCGTGCCGGCTCTTCAGGCGGACTGGCATGCTCTGA
- a CDS encoding DUF421 domain-containing protein — MYVFVLFITRLMGKREIGQLSPFDLVVAIMIADLAAMPLEERDIHIHDAVVPIVVLAATEVLFAYITLRSDKARAIISGQSTIVIRDGHILEGNLRELRYNLDDLLAGLREKNVSNIQDVEFAILEGSGRLSVIMKSQARPVTPRDLGITTAYEGLPYPLITDGRVHYHHLDQLGLTVAWLKEELEKKGVKDPSDVLLATLDTAGELYVAKKERAEVRDLQSKVGPAPQSGPGSGPEARNPEE, encoded by the coding sequence ATGTATGTCTTCGTCCTCTTCATCACGCGGCTCATGGGCAAACGCGAGATCGGCCAGCTTTCCCCCTTCGACCTCGTGGTGGCCATCATGATAGCGGACCTCGCCGCCATGCCTCTCGAGGAAAGGGACATCCACATACACGATGCGGTCGTCCCCATCGTCGTCCTGGCCGCGACCGAGGTGCTCTTCGCTTACATCACCCTCAGGAGCGACAAGGCGAGAGCCATCATAAGCGGCCAGTCCACCATCGTGATCAGGGATGGCCACATCCTCGAGGGCAACCTCAGGGAGCTTCGTTACAACCTCGATGACCTCCTCGCCGGCTTGCGGGAGAAAAACGTCTCCAACATTCAGGACGTGGAGTTCGCAATCCTGGAAGGCTCGGGACGCCTCAGCGTCATCATGAAATCGCAGGCTCGTCCGGTGACGCCCAGGGACCTCGGGATCACCACGGCGTACGAGGGATTGCCGTACCCTCTCATCACCGACGGCAGGGTCCACTACCATCACCTGGACCAGCTCGGCCTCACCGTGGCCTGGCTGAAGGAAGAGCTAGAGAAAAAGGGCGTGAAAGACCCGTCGGACGTGCTCCTGGCGACGTTGGATACCGCGGGCGAGCTGTACGTCGCGAAGAAGGAGCGAGCGGAGGTGCGGGATCTCCAGTCGAAGGTTGGACCCGCGCCGCAGTCAGGGCCCGGGTCAGGACCCGAGGCGCGCAATCCTGAGGAGTAA
- a CDS encoding polyprenyl synthetase family protein, translated as MRGILELPAELETRAKAVDSVIEQALSSESRHLARPRDHVLATRGKGLRPTLVILWAWAQAGTGGTPEEARARAAVDVAAAAELVHMASLVHDDVIDGSPTRRGLQTANALFGARPSVLLGDFFFARAFELLARHKDFGVVELMTDAISAMCEGELEQAACAFSCDETEDAYLRRITLKTARLIQACCHAGAIIGGASQDGIANAREFGLELGIAFQLTDDALDFIADERELGKPTCQDLVCGVLTLPILRLLSNESLGPRARQVIESRRFDPDTILWMRSAVVECGGVDLTYQRARECLERAAACASKLPDGPARDALAAITRHVITRKR; from the coding sequence GTGAGAGGGATCCTGGAACTGCCAGCGGAGCTCGAGACCCGCGCTAAGGCGGTCGACAGCGTCATCGAGCAAGCGCTCTCGTCCGAGAGCAGGCACTTGGCGAGGCCGCGAGACCACGTCCTGGCGACGCGCGGAAAGGGCCTGCGGCCGACGCTCGTGATCCTGTGGGCCTGGGCGCAGGCCGGCACGGGTGGGACACCCGAGGAGGCGCGTGCCCGGGCGGCGGTGGACGTCGCGGCTGCCGCAGAGCTTGTTCACATGGCTTCGCTGGTGCATGACGACGTCATAGACGGATCTCCTACCCGTAGGGGGCTCCAGACCGCAAACGCGCTCTTTGGGGCGCGACCCTCGGTCTTGCTTGGGGATTTCTTCTTTGCAAGAGCCTTCGAGCTGCTTGCGCGACATAAGGATTTCGGCGTGGTCGAGCTGATGACCGACGCCATTTCCGCGATGTGCGAGGGTGAGCTCGAGCAGGCCGCGTGCGCTTTCTCATGTGATGAGACCGAGGATGCTTACCTTCGAAGGATTACGCTGAAGACAGCGAGGCTCATCCAGGCATGCTGCCATGCAGGAGCGATCATCGGTGGAGCCTCCCAGGACGGGATCGCGAACGCTCGCGAGTTCGGGCTTGAACTCGGGATCGCGTTTCAGCTCACCGATGACGCCCTTGATTTCATCGCGGACGAGCGCGAGCTGGGCAAACCCACGTGTCAGGACCTCGTGTGCGGAGTGCTCACCTTGCCGATCCTGCGGCTGCTTTCAAACGAATCGCTCGGGCCGAGGGCGCGCCAGGTCATCGAGTCGAGGCGGTTTGATCCCGATACGATCCTGTGGATGCGAAGCGCGGTCGTGGAGTGTGGAGGGGTGGACCTGACCTACCAGAGGGCACGTGAGTGTCTCGAACGCGCTGCGGCGTGTGCGTCCAAGCTTCCGGACGGTCCTGCCCGGGACGCGCTTGCGGCAATTACCCGCCACGTGATCACAAGGAAACGTTGA
- a CDS encoding endonuclease MutS2, with the protein MDERTLRVLEFHKIRERLAAATTNSLGRELALALEPVTEAEGVFSRQRETTEARKILERYPAVPLGGIRDVRSAVARARVGSTLSPQELLEVAWTMDAASRLRKFILDLDEEFATMRGHAAKISPQPSLVREVTRCLDDQGGVVDHASPLLARLRAEIRMTEGRIRDQLDSLVRSPEASRWLQDPVVTIRGGRFVVPVKQEHRAAVPGIVHDQSASGMTLFVEPMAVVELNNELAALEAKERDEVERILRHLSGLVRVACPEIQQTLETLGALDFAFAKGRLSMDMNAVEPEINTSDYLQIRQGRHPLLQGRVVPIDVELGARFRTLVVTGPNTGGKTVSLKTIGLFALMTMAGLHLPAGSGTRFGVFQRVFADIGDEQSIEQSLSTFSSHMSHIVKILEQAGPGSLVLLDELGAGTDPVEGASLGVAILEHLHSRGACTVATTHYSELKTFAYEHDGVENASCEFDVATLQPTYRLIVGVPGSSCAFEVAERLGLPHEIVESARARLGEDRMRVEHIIAEIERNRKEIEEDRERARGARQMMERLVRERDEEARRLREERSEMLRKAREEAARILSSARENVARIIEDLKRNAAQLDRSAVDDVARRAREALKQATEEIMKAGDAETEQQKEVSARACRTRAPRPGEIVVGSRVYVPRLGSSGRVVGVPRVGENVEVQVGAMRLFVPAKDLAMIDDEPESPGPAVGGVTMAPVAREKAAVVSSELDLRGLTVEDALAEVDKYLDDACLAGLPKARIIHGKGTGALRQAVREFVRTHPHVKGFEPGGPGEGGDGVTVVAIRGD; encoded by the coding sequence TTGGACGAAAGGACCCTGCGGGTTTTGGAGTTCCACAAGATTAGAGAGCGCCTCGCCGCAGCTACCACGAACAGCCTTGGCCGGGAGCTCGCGCTCGCCCTTGAGCCGGTCACCGAGGCGGAAGGCGTCTTTTCGAGGCAACGCGAAACCACCGAGGCGAGGAAGATCCTGGAGAGATATCCCGCCGTGCCCCTCGGGGGGATCCGCGACGTCAGGTCCGCGGTGGCGAGGGCAAGGGTGGGGTCCACTCTGTCGCCTCAGGAGCTTCTGGAAGTCGCGTGGACCATGGACGCGGCCAGCCGGCTCCGAAAGTTCATCCTGGATCTCGACGAGGAATTCGCGACGATGCGCGGCCACGCGGCCAAGATTAGTCCTCAGCCGTCTCTTGTGCGGGAGGTGACCCGGTGTCTCGACGACCAGGGCGGCGTGGTGGACCATGCAAGCCCCCTTTTGGCGAGGCTCAGGGCTGAGATCAGGATGACGGAGGGTCGCATCCGGGATCAGCTGGATTCGCTTGTGCGCTCACCGGAGGCCTCGCGCTGGCTGCAAGACCCGGTGGTGACGATCCGGGGCGGCAGGTTTGTCGTGCCGGTGAAGCAGGAGCATCGGGCGGCGGTCCCGGGCATAGTCCATGACCAGTCCGCAAGCGGCATGACGCTTTTCGTTGAGCCCATGGCGGTGGTTGAACTCAATAACGAGCTTGCAGCGCTCGAGGCGAAGGAGCGCGACGAGGTAGAGAGGATCCTTCGTCACCTGTCCGGGCTCGTTCGCGTGGCGTGTCCCGAGATTCAGCAGACCCTGGAAACCCTCGGCGCCCTGGACTTCGCTTTCGCCAAGGGCAGGCTCAGCATGGACATGAACGCCGTGGAGCCTGAGATCAACACCTCTGACTATCTTCAGATTCGCCAGGGGAGACACCCGCTCCTTCAGGGGCGGGTCGTCCCGATAGATGTAGAGCTTGGCGCGAGGTTCCGGACGCTCGTCGTAACCGGCCCAAACACGGGCGGCAAGACCGTATCGCTGAAGACGATAGGGCTCTTCGCCCTGATGACCATGGCTGGCCTTCACCTTCCCGCGGGGAGCGGCACGAGGTTCGGCGTGTTCCAGCGCGTGTTCGCCGATATCGGCGACGAACAGAGCATCGAGCAGAGCCTCTCGACTTTCTCATCGCATATGAGTCACATAGTGAAGATACTGGAGCAGGCAGGCCCGGGGTCGCTCGTGCTTCTGGACGAGCTGGGCGCGGGCACGGACCCCGTTGAAGGGGCCTCGCTGGGCGTCGCCATTCTGGAGCACCTACACTCGCGCGGTGCGTGTACAGTGGCCACCACGCATTACAGCGAGCTCAAGACGTTTGCGTACGAGCACGATGGTGTGGAGAACGCCTCGTGCGAGTTCGATGTCGCGACGCTGCAACCTACCTACCGTCTCATAGTTGGTGTTCCCGGGAGCTCGTGCGCTTTCGAGGTTGCGGAGCGGCTTGGCCTTCCGCACGAGATCGTGGAGTCCGCACGGGCGAGGCTGGGAGAGGACCGGATGAGGGTCGAGCACATCATCGCCGAGATCGAGCGGAACCGCAAAGAGATTGAAGAGGACAGGGAGCGCGCACGCGGCGCGAGACAGATGATGGAACGGCTCGTCCGCGAGCGGGACGAGGAGGCTCGGCGGCTACGCGAGGAACGGTCCGAGATGCTCCGGAAGGCTCGCGAGGAGGCGGCACGCATCTTGTCTTCCGCGCGGGAGAACGTTGCGAGGATCATCGAGGATCTCAAACGGAACGCCGCGCAGCTCGATAGGAGCGCGGTGGACGACGTCGCGCGCAGGGCGAGGGAAGCCTTGAAGCAGGCCACGGAGGAGATCATGAAGGCCGGGGATGCCGAGACAGAGCAGCAGAAAGAGGTATCGGCGCGGGCGTGCCGCACCAGGGCTCCGCGGCCGGGCGAGATCGTCGTCGGCTCGCGGGTGTACGTGCCTCGGCTCGGGAGCTCCGGCCGGGTTGTGGGCGTGCCGCGCGTCGGGGAAAACGTGGAAGTCCAGGTCGGAGCGATGAGGCTCTTCGTGCCCGCCAAGGACCTTGCCATGATCGACGACGAGCCGGAGAGCCCTGGCCCGGCTGTGGGCGGCGTGACCATGGCGCCCGTCGCCCGCGAGAAGGCCGCCGTCGTCTCGAGCGAGCTCGATCTCCGTGGGCTGACCGTCGAGGATGCGCTCGCCGAGGTGGATAAGTACCTGGACGACGCGTGCCTTGCGGGACTCCCGAAGGCCAGGATAATACACGGCAAGGGGACGGGAGCGCTGCGGCAGGCCGTCCGCGAGTTCGTGAGGACCCATCCTCACGTGAAAGGCTTCGAGCCCGGGGGACCTGGGGAAGGCGGGGACGGCGTCACGGTTGTCGCCATCCGGGGGGACTAA